CTCGACAGCACGCAATACTGGAACAGCGCGTACCAGATATTGCATTATTCTGACGTAGTTACCGGCCTGGTGAAGCCGGTGGTATTCGGCTTTATTATTGCCACCGTGGGTTGTTACTTCGGCATGACGACAAAAGGCGGCACACAGGGTGTGGGACGCTCCACCACGCAAGCAGTAGTCGTGTCTTCCGTCCTGATTCTGGCTGTTGACGCCGTCCTTACGCAACTCCTGATCGTTCTAACTTGATCTCTCATGCCCCCGCTGGACAATGCCATTTCGCCATTTGACGATGAGAACCTGGACACGGTCCACAAGGCGATCATCTTTGAGAATGTCTCCATCTGCTTTGAGGGAGAAACGCCTGTGCTGGATGGCGTTTCTTTTGAACTCAGGCGCGGTGAAACCAAGATTATTTTGGGCGTCGCCGGCTCAGGTAAGAGCACGATACTGAAACTCTGCCTTGGGCTGCTCAAGCCGGATAGCGGCAGCATCTACGTTCTGGGGCACGATATAACCATGATGACGGAAGAAGAGTTGTTTGACTTGCGCAGCAAAGTCGGCATCGTGTTTCAGGAGAGCGCTCTTTTTGATTCGCTCACCGTGCGTGACAACGTAGCGTTCCGCCTGCTGGAGGAGCACCTTCCTGAGGCGGAGGTGGAAAAGCGTGTGCGCGAGTCATTGAGTTTTGTGGAACTGGAGTCCTCCATTGATAAGTTTCCCTCAGAGCTTTCCGGCGGTATGCGGCGGCGTGTAGGAATTGCGCGCGCCATCATTACCCAGCCTGAAGTGCTGCTCTATGATTCGCCCACGGGCGGCCTGGATCCGATTACCTCAACCACGATCATTGAGTTGATCATGAAACAGCGCGACGTTTTTAAAACCAGCGCACTGATGGTGACGCATCGCCTGCAGGATGGCTTTACGCTGGCCACCCACTACTTTGACCCCGCCACCAAGCATATGAAGCCTTCAGACGGAATGCCTTCCCAGGACATCCGCACCAGCTTCATGATCCTGCGCGAAGGCAAGGCTGTGTTTGAAGGCAGCGCGCATGAATTGGGCCAGGTGCAAGACCCATATATCAAAGAATATATTTCGTAGCTTGGACGCAGCAGGACGGATGTACCGAATTTTGATTTCTATACCCTGTCGTCCTGAGCGGAGCCGGAACGCATGTGACGGCGCAGTCGAAGGATCCCGGCGCTGCCGTTTGTGAGCATAATGCGTCAGGGAGTTCGACCAAGAGCGCCTGTGCTGATCCGGAGAAGGGTTTGAAAGATGAACACGTGCATGAGTTTGTTGACCATGCGGAGCGGCACGTTAACGGGCGAGCCCACACAAACGAAATAGAAAATTTCTGGGTACTGCTGAAGCGTCGAAAGTCAAGGTTGTGAAGTGAGGCATCGGGGCGGACGGTGAACTCGTTCCCAATTCTCCCCGCAAGATGACAGTATGAAGACGATTTACGCCTACTGTGACGAGAGCGGAAAGCATCAGGAACATAAGGTCGTAGTATTCAGCGCACTTGTCGCGGACTCTCAGACATGGCAGAGCTTCGGAAGCCACTGGATGCAACTCCTCAGCCGATATGAACTCAACCATTTCAGCATGAAAGAGGCTGTCCGCTATTCGCAGAAATATGGGAGTATGAAGAAAGGAACTGCGAAAGAACGGGCGGCAGATATTCTCCCGCTTATCCAGGCGATAGCCAATGGCCTTGAACTAGGCGTAACGTGGGGCGTCGAGGTAAGCGCCTACAAGGCCCCTTCGCGATTCTCGTTGCGTATAAATTTTGGGGACGACCCGCATTTTTTTGTATTCCATAACGCTGTGATGTCGATCATTAGGCACTACAAACGCCTTTCAATTCCATGGAAGGTTGGGCTAATTCTTGACGATGACGAAGCGAAAGCGATTCCCTGTTATCAGTTTTTGCGGCGAATGAAGCGGGCCAGTGAAGAGGTGCGAAACCATGTTGACAGCATCTGTTTTTCAAATGATAAAGCCTCTCCGTACGTGCAAGCCGCCGATGCATTTTCATACCTGTACCGTATCTCGATAGAAGAAGCAATGCTCGGCAAACCTCATGAGTATCAAGCATTGACAGACATTTTCAAGAATCCCAATCCCTTCCAGTGTCGAATCAGAGTCGAGGATGGAACATATCGTGGAGAGCAGCTAGATAGCTTTCTAGCCAATGCATTGTCAGAGGCATGGGAGAAAAGAAAACCAAAAACATAACTCTAAAAAACCCGCCATCTCTTGCGCGTAATGGGTTAGGCGCTGTGGGCAGGTCGCCAGTGTTTGAGCGGCTGTAACTGCCAGACTTCCAACTGACCAACTCAGGCGCGACTTGCAAACACGACTCCATCTGCGCTGATCTGCGGCAAACGCCTTTCCGCGCCTCCGCGGTGAATACTCCTGCGAACGCCTTATTGGCTATTTACCTTCAGCAGTGCGTTGGCTTCCTCAAATCGGTGGGCCATCTTTTCCCCGCTGCACTGTTGTTCCAGCAGAGTTTCCGCGTCCCACTCACTGCGTTGAACGCCAAAGAAATCTCCGCCATAAACATGCAGCGCGCCCGTCAATTTTGATAGAGGATTGCTTACGGAATGGATGATGTCTCGACCCAACGGCTCAGCGTCTTTCTCGCGCAACGCTCGTGCTCCCGCAGCTTCTACGAGTCCGTTGCTTCCCGGCACGCGCCGCCAGAAAATATTGTCTTCGCGTCCGGTATAGAGGCCGATGATCGCCCACATCTGGTGATTGTGCGGCAGCAGGTTCATCCAGGGCGCCCAGATCACGTTCAGGATGGTGAGATCGTCCGAGCGATGGAGCGTTTGCATTTCCGCCCGCTGCGGCTCGCCGATCGCTCTGAGGATCTCTCCGGGCGTGGAGACCGCGCGTCGCACCACTTCCTGAACAGCTTGCTGCGGCCGGTCCTGGCGCAACGCCGCGCGACAATCGGCAACAAACTGGTCCAGCTCAAACATAAACTACTTCCCGGCTTTGGCTGCCGCCGCAGCCTGCGAGCGTCGCGCCGCTATCCGTTCCTGCAAGCCCTTGATGCGCTTCTTTGCCGCCGGCTTCGACGTCAGCTTTTCCAGGTGCGAGAGAAATTCCGGATCGACCTGGTCTTTCCGGGCCTGCGCAATATAGTCGCCAAATTTGGCCCAGAGAAAATAAGGTTCGCCGTTGCAATCGAAGAACAATTCTTCATTCACGGCGCCGCGCAGCACCATGGCGGCAACCATGTTCCAGTAGGTCATCACCTGGCGGAAGAATGCGTTCGGCTCAGTTCCATAGCCTGTAATCACCGCCTTGAACTCATCGTAATTTTGCGGCCAGAACTCTGACACTACATACTTGCGCGCGGCCCGCATCACCGGCTCGCGACGAAGGTCATAAATCTTGAGAATTAAATTTGCGTCTTCAGCTTTTGCTTTCGCCATAGAGATATTGCGCTCCCGATTTTAAACAGCTTCTTGCTGCGTATCGTCGCCGCTCTTGCCTTGCGTCATCCATTCCGGCGTGGGGATGGAGCGAGAATAATCGCACTTGACCACGGCTGTTGCGGGCTTTGTTTCTTCAGCCGCAGCGGCAGCGCCTTTTTTGCCGCGTGGCTTTTTCTTTGGCTTGGGCTGTTCTTCTTCATCCGCCGATTTCTTGCTGTTGTTGGGACAAACCAGCAGCGATCCTGACTTCAAATGTTTTTCCAGCAGGTACGGGCTGCCGCACTGCGGACACGCTTCCGGTACCGGCTTGTAGGCTGATGTGAAGTCGCAGTTAGGATAATTTGAGCAGCCATAGAATGTGTTGCCGCGACGGCGCGCCTTCTTTTCCACCAGCTCACCATCCGCGCATTGCGGGCACTTCACGCCGATGAAATTCTGCTTAATGTATTTGCAATCCGGATAGCCGCTGCAGGAAATGAATTCGCCATAGCGCCCGTGGCGCAGCACCATGTTGCGGTTGC
The genomic region above belongs to Terriglobia bacterium and contains:
- a CDS encoding ATP-binding cassette domain-containing protein, with translation MPPLDNAISPFDDENLDTVHKAIIFENVSICFEGETPVLDGVSFELRRGETKIILGVAGSGKSTILKLCLGLLKPDSGSIYVLGHDITMMTEEELFDLRSKVGIVFQESALFDSLTVRDNVAFRLLEEHLPEAEVEKRVRESLSFVELESSIDKFPSELSGGMRRRVGIARAIITQPEVLLYDSPTGGLDPITSTTIIELIMKQRDVFKTSALMVTHRLQDGFTLATHYFDPATKHMKPSDGMPSQDIRTSFMILREGKAVFEGSAHELGQVQDPYIKEYIS
- a CDS encoding DUF3800 domain-containing protein → MKTIYAYCDESGKHQEHKVVVFSALVADSQTWQSFGSHWMQLLSRYELNHFSMKEAVRYSQKYGSMKKGTAKERAADILPLIQAIANGLELGVTWGVEVSAYKAPSRFSLRINFGDDPHFFVFHNAVMSIIRHYKRLSIPWKVGLILDDDEAKAIPCYQFLRRMKRASEEVRNHVDSICFSNDKASPYVQAADAFSYLYRISIEEAMLGKPHEYQALTDIFKNPNPFQCRIRVEDGTYRGEQLDSFLANALSEAWEKRKPKT